The Listeria sp. PSOL-1 genome includes a region encoding these proteins:
- a CDS encoding alpha/beta hydrolase: protein MKKWFFTIVFLVLIITCFSMIFAVYLPVENKTPETHAKQKKPKTVSTSIPTVFVHGYAGTKNSLGNMIKRLEHSSDATKSLVLTVNTDGSIASSGKYDKFSHRPLIQVLFKDNKSSMINQTQWLKSVMAYLKADEHIKKVNVLGHSMGGVSLTNYLEQTTNDPAYPETEKLVLIAAPLNGLVIGDNGVTNYDLTKTGPKTKSERFLQFSNGKNNLSKQLQVLNIAGDTLDGTKSDGSVSLASALSGKFIYDQVKSYQQKIIQGNGAKHSSLHENTQVDELVSQFLWDK from the coding sequence ATGAAAAAATGGTTTTTTACGATTGTTTTCTTAGTTCTAATTATCACTTGTTTCAGCATGATTTTCGCTGTTTATCTTCCAGTTGAAAATAAAACACCAGAAACACACGCTAAACAGAAAAAACCAAAAACAGTATCTACTTCCATTCCTACTGTTTTTGTTCATGGGTACGCTGGCACAAAAAACTCCCTTGGGAACATGATAAAGCGCTTAGAGCACAGTAGTGATGCTACAAAATCCCTTGTCTTAACTGTCAACACAGACGGTTCTATCGCAAGCTCCGGAAAATATGATAAATTCAGTCATCGTCCACTTATTCAAGTATTATTTAAAGATAATAAAAGCTCGATGATTAATCAAACCCAATGGCTAAAAAGTGTGATGGCTTACCTAAAAGCAGATGAACATATCAAAAAAGTCAATGTCCTGGGCCATTCCATGGGTGGTGTAAGTTTAACAAACTACCTTGAACAAACAACAAATGACCCTGCTTATCCTGAAACAGAAAAGCTTGTTTTAATTGCAGCGCCTCTAAATGGCCTTGTTATTGGTGATAACGGCGTAACAAACTATGATCTTACAAAAACAGGGCCAAAAACCAAATCTGAGCGTTTTCTTCAGTTTAGCAATGGAAAAAACAACCTTTCGAAACAGCTACAAGTACTCAATATTGCTGGTGATACATTAGATGGTACAAAAAGTGATGGGAGTGTTTCTCTTGCAAGCGCACTTTCTGGAAAATTTATTTATGATCAAGTAAAAAGCTACCAACAAAAAATTATTCAAGGTAATGGTGCCAAACATAGTTCTTTACATGAAAACACACAAGTTGACGAGTTGGTTAGCCAATTCCTCTGGGATAAATAA
- a CDS encoding alpha/beta hydrolase, with protein sequence MKRLIMITFVSIFCVGLSVYLLFELNAANKQIVVPNKKIPTIFIHGYRGNDRTFHGMIRRFEQKYHWGTEALTIHVSPEGKISTTGHYSTKQKNPLINIIFDNSHATLIQQSIWTKNALLFLKKKEHITKFNAVGHSMGGGAWTAYLATYEKNPDVPRVENIIFLGVPLYPEEYINGAAPAVLNNTELLHNRFAKKISKAIPKDVNVLIIGGDLKNGTKSDGVVNLSSVLYGKKLFPYQKVKTKIIRGSKATHSNLHELPSIDYTIADFLFK encoded by the coding sequence ATGAAACGCCTAATAATGATTACATTCGTATCTATTTTTTGTGTAGGGCTCTCGGTCTACCTATTATTCGAGCTAAATGCTGCTAACAAACAAATCGTTGTACCAAATAAAAAAATTCCAACTATTTTTATTCATGGGTATCGAGGAAATGATCGTACATTTCATGGGATGATTCGGCGCTTTGAACAAAAATATCATTGGGGCACAGAAGCGCTTACGATTCACGTAAGCCCAGAAGGAAAAATCAGCACGACTGGCCACTATTCTACAAAGCAAAAAAACCCATTGATCAATATTATATTTGATAACAGCCACGCAACACTGATTCAACAGTCGATTTGGACAAAAAATGCATTGCTATTTTTGAAGAAAAAAGAACACATTACTAAATTTAACGCTGTCGGACATTCAATGGGTGGTGGTGCTTGGACAGCTTATCTCGCTACTTATGAAAAAAATCCCGATGTTCCACGTGTCGAAAATATTATTTTTTTGGGCGTTCCTCTTTATCCAGAAGAATATATTAATGGTGCTGCTCCAGCTGTATTAAACAACACTGAGCTGCTACACAACCGTTTTGCTAAAAAAATATCAAAAGCTATTCCAAAAGACGTCAATGTCTTAATCATTGGTGGTGATTTAAAAAATGGCACAAAAAGTGATGGTGTCGTTAATTTATCAAGCGTCCTTTATGGAAAAAAATTATTTCCTTACCAAAAAGTCAAAACAAAGATCATTAGAGGAAGCAAAGCAACACATAGCAACTTGCATGAGCTTCCAAGCATCGATTATACCATTGCTGACTTTTTATTTAAATAA
- a CDS encoding DUF4064 domain-containing protein: MIKRTGEVTLSVIGLILGLLLQLGMTIVSFAVVRITDTQSGLDSFNRNYIKGLQEANINQADVPSASTVIDGVHTFAGLFLAVLIITFILGILGIIFITKNRKPVLAGVIFLILAILILFSTLFVGFIPALLFLIAAIMCWARKPRNSLDNF; the protein is encoded by the coding sequence ATGATCAAAAGAACTGGAGAAGTTACGCTTTCGGTGATTGGCTTGATCCTTGGTTTACTTTTACAGCTTGGCATGACTATCGTTAGTTTTGCTGTTGTTCGAATTACTGATACACAGTCTGGTTTAGACAGCTTTAATAGAAATTATATTAAAGGGCTGCAAGAAGCGAATATAAACCAAGCGGATGTGCCAAGTGCAAGCACAGTGATTGACGGGGTACATACATTTGCTGGTTTATTTTTAGCTGTTCTTATTATCACGTTTATATTAGGCATTTTAGGTATTATTTTTATTACAAAAAATCGTAAGCCAGTGCTTGCTGGGGTTATCTTTTTAATTCTAGCTATCCTTATTTTATTCTCGACGCTTTTTGTTGGCTTTATTCCAGCGCTTTTATTCCTTATTGCAGCAATTATGTGTTGGGCTAGAAAACCGCGGAATTCATTGGATAATTTTTAA
- a CDS encoding PspA/IM30 family protein — protein sequence MANLFEKMKEWNKQLGQKIEERTEKRRNSVSYYMDKTKAEIKEAERMVEKQRELKSLFYKEYKEMETYLEKRRHQAVVASEAGEDKLAEFANEEVKQYEEQLQVTKEHYEQAKESLEQLELRMHEMRLKWKNLKTQYLADIAEKNAEKTSQKMDKVIHDMSWGSVTDYHEAQKQRDLVDETKKKADMTKELSQSFDELMDELEKKTTRSKEVIKEKAQDFSTMVDEIIEREKENFKKKEKASMDDLLNDLEKQAKKKEKVSDSEETDENDK from the coding sequence ATGGCAAATCTTTTTGAAAAAATGAAAGAGTGGAATAAACAATTAGGCCAAAAAATTGAAGAACGTACTGAAAAGCGCCGTAATTCGGTAAGCTATTATATGGATAAAACAAAAGCTGAAATCAAAGAAGCAGAGCGCATGGTAGAAAAACAACGTGAACTGAAATCCCTTTTTTATAAAGAATACAAAGAAATGGAAACGTATCTTGAAAAACGCCGTCATCAAGCTGTCGTTGCAAGTGAAGCCGGTGAGGATAAATTAGCTGAATTTGCGAATGAAGAAGTAAAGCAATACGAAGAGCAATTACAAGTAACAAAAGAGCATTATGAGCAAGCTAAAGAAAGCTTAGAGCAACTCGAGCTGCGCATGCACGAAATGCGCCTTAAGTGGAAAAATCTAAAAACGCAATATTTAGCTGATATTGCTGAAAAAAATGCTGAAAAAACATCGCAAAAAATGGATAAAGTGATTCATGATATGAGTTGGGGGAGCGTAACTGACTACCATGAAGCGCAAAAACAACGTGATTTAGTTGATGAAACAAAGAAAAAGGCAGACATGACAAAAGAACTTTCCCAGTCATTTGATGAATTAATGGATGAACTAGAGAAGAAAACAACAAGAAGCAAAGAAGTGATCAAAGAAAAAGCACAAGATTTCTCGACGATGGTAGATGAAATTATTGAACGAGAAAAAGAGAATTTCAAGAAAAAGGAAAAAGCCTCAATGGATGACCTTTTAAATGATTTAGAAAAGCAAGCAAAGAAAAAAGAAAAAGTTTCCGACTCAGAAGAGACGGACGAAAACGATAAATAA